The region taataaacctatcctgccctagcattagtaaattagtaaatgacatgcacgagaaacgtaaggtaacatgaacacatgattagtatgttagtattacccaatcctgatctagcattagtagattttaGTAAATGGACAAtcgaaacaattagggtgtgagtgaccgaaagggagagagagaaagccagaacgcaaggtttgcggaaagacatgtaaaagtgtatgtttaaacaacgaccagtttgcgtaacaataaacataaatcaaaacataacactaaacgaactaagacgatagcCACTGAGCATAACAAGATGAAATAATCGcaacgaaaacataactagacatgacaagacaattaatcataacaagaaataaactaaacaacatgacgaacctagactaatataatacataagacaatacgtgactaagacaaaatgattaaacataaaacaaggcaagacagacctgaaacgtgacactgtTTATGTGCCATAGAATCAATAGTCAACAGTCTGCCAAGTTCTAACGACACAgaccaaaagaaaatgtgtatcACTTTCATTTGAACTTAATAAACGTAATATTTAACCTAAGAACAAAGCATCATTTGCTTGCATCCTTTTATGGCAAGATCTCTGTCATCCTGTCTTTTCAATCTGCCTTTCTGCTGTCTTCACAGCACTGTCAGACATTGAGAAAGCTCACTGAGACAGTGACAATTTTGACGGTTTAATCACAAGCTTGGCTTCAGAGTGCCTGTCACTCTTCAAGAGGATTACAGTAATTATGTAGATAAACATGTTTGTTTCCTTTAGATCAATGGCCTGAATGGACCAGGGACCACACGTGTGGTGCTAATAGACCTAGACAAATATAAGTTCAGGTTTAAAATACTTTCTTGGGGGAGTCAGATGCATCTGCACTTATGACTAACAAGAAAGGGCTGGAGCTAAGGCCAATTTGATTTCAATAATCGTGAAATTTTGATGTTGACGGGATTAGGATGTTTTTTAAGAAGCTTAGTCTAATGCAACAGGACCCCAAAATTCATGCCAATTATAGAAGAACAAGATGCATTTTAAGTTTGTAAGAAATGGAAATGTGCTGAAATCAAATATGGTGGATATGGTTGGTCATTAAAGCACTAATTTCTCTACAGGCATAGACAGATAGGGGTATATAAAGCTGATCAGAATAGTGCAGACACAGTGAGAAATACATGTGTTGAAGCACTCAAAAGTTAGATTTATGACTGTTGCGCCACCTGTTGGCCAATTCTCAATTCCCATGGGTGACATATTGTACATATGGAACAAATTTCAAGTTGATCGGACTATAGGAAGTCTATCTAGTGACTTTATCATTATATATTCAATTGGCGCCTAACAGAAAGACACAGCATAAAAAAGCTTCAATTTGATTGGTAAAGTAATTGGTAAAGAAGTATTTCATTTATATTCCTCTTATAGCACCACCTACTGGTGAAACTACATGAAAATTGGCATGCTGCCCCAGAGTAACTGCCTACACAAGTAAAGTTGCATGAGTACGCCAAGTTTGGTGAGGATCAGATATAGGGTTCAAGAGTTACAgctgttttagaaaaaatggcCATGCTCACAACAATTAATTGACCTGTCAATTAATGGTTCAGAACATCAAAAAAGTTTTATCGGGATTAGACCcagcatactgtacatcaaaTCTGGTGAAGATTTGAACATTTAAGACAAagcaaagttttaaaaaaaaatgtaaaatgacagaTGAAAATTTAATTGGAACTTGTATCTCTACAATTTACAGTTTGTGCTGCCCATTCTCATTTAGCaaagagaataaaaataaagaaaaaggttAGAGGGGTCACGGGAGCCATGATTTGGGTATTTGGGTATAAAGTGATGAAAGCATGTACATTTAACAAAACAAGCAAGCATATTGTGAAACTGAGATACTGTGCTGAGATTTtatgtgcaactgcagtgaaacaAAGTTTCTGTGTATCCACCTTTCCTCGCCTAGCCACTAGTGAACCCCTTTGCAAAATATCTTAATTTAAAGTGATCTGTGTTTCTTTCTGATAGGTGTGGGGTTTACAGTGATCCTCATATCCCTCTACGTTGGGTTCTACTACAACGTTATCATTGCATGGGCTCTCTTCTACCTGTTCTCTTCATTCACTGGAGAGCTACCCTGGGTCCACTGCAACAACAGCTGGAACAGTGCCAACTGCTCCGAGCTGTGGGCTGTCAACACTACTTTCAACCACACCCACAAGTTCACCCCTGCAGCTGAATACTTTGAGTGAGTTttttcattacatgacattatatgCACTTAGCAGATATTGGAATTCAGAGCTACGTACAGAAGTGGAGAACATCAGTGTAACTCTTCAAAATGCAGGAAGTCAGAGAGgcccattaaaaataattaagtgTAACGTGAACCTAAGAAACAACAATTTGTATTATAATGAAAGAATGACCCCTGGTCAAATAACCTTTACACAACAACAACTGTAACattattcaaaattaaatcctaaaaaagaaagagaaaattaAAAGCGGTCAAAGGGGTTCAGGGGAGCCATTATGTAATCTGAACAGTCTTCAGTATGTGGTGGAATATGGGCAGGGTTTTTGCTGACCTGACTGCTGTGGTAagctcattccaccactgagtgACAAGACACGTGCCCTGGAAGTGCAGGTTCATGCAAGGGGGTGGTGGAAAATGGCCAGAGGTAGCAGAATGGATGGCTCTAGCAAGTGTGTATGGTCTGCAAGCCAATATTGGTAGGAGATGGAAGGAGAAGGGGTTGATATGGCTTAGGAGCCTGTAGATCAGACAagcagcagcattctggatgagctaCAGAGGACTTAATAGCAGAGGTATCCCTCCAAGATTCCTGGCAGATGAAGAATGTGAACCTAGGGTAAGGAATAGTTGCATGCAGGAAGCTGAGAAGTGGGGTATCTGACTTTCAACCAAATTTTGATGAAGCATTCTGCTTTAAATATCTTGTAGGCAACCATAGATGTATGCCAAGACCAATGTATAAGACGTTTGGAAGAAAGACATCACATcatgtgtcatcagcataggaaTGAGAAGCAGGCCATGGAAGGAGATGACAGAACAAATAGACTTGCTTTAGAGAAAAGATGTGAGGTCCAAGGACTGAGCTCTGAGGTACACCTGCTACGAGTTCCTGAGGTCTCAGAACTGGAAGAAGCAGGGAAGACAGCAGGAATTATTGGTTTGCCATGTCAAATGCTGGAGAGGTGTCAAGGAGGACAAtaacagaggagagagaagctACCTTTGCAACATTGAGTTCCTCAGTGACTCCAAGTAGGACTGTCTCTGTTGAATGGCAGCCCTGAAACCAGACTAATGGCGGTTGAGAAGGTTCTTCTGTTATAGAAAATGAGAGGgatttaaaaacaacacattcaaGAGTTTTGTAGCGAATgggaagaagaaagagacagGATGGTTGTTCTGGATGAAAACTTTTTGTTCATACCTTATAACAGCTTTAGGCCATTCTTTTGCCTCAGaacattatttcagaaatacgtAGAACATAAACAAAGGGTTTACATCTGGTTGATGCTGCTATGTGATGTATACCATGAACAAAAATGCACAGGAAGCATGTTGAGATGGGAAAAGTGGTTCTGTAGGAAAAAGTTCCTGTGTGTGCACTTAGGAAACTATTCCAGTAAGGAAAAAaatgctgggaaaaaaaaatctgtcatgTTCTATCGGTCTTtccataaatattttgtttgacTAAACTGTTATTATGTAAAAAACAGAACAGGACAGTCttcctaaaataaataatggagcTATGAATGGGGTTACATTGGAACAAGTACATATATAATAAGTATGTCTCCTCACAGTCtaaattgtatatatatttttgtccttAATGACggtttttatttcccttttaatgTAACAGTATATTCTTATGTTGATGCATTGTGAAGGGTGCAACTGCAGACTATAAATGTATGAATGCTaagcataaaaaaacatattttgaacaGGATAACTCGCCTCCCTTTAGCTCAAGCTCCTCGCTGACTAATGACATGAAGGTATGCTTATGAGACAGTCAAAGCCACTGAAGCATATCAGGTTTGATCATCAAACTGACACCAAAACTAGTATCAAGAATTAGcatagcagacgcttttaatccaaagtgacttacaagtgcataggttcttccacaggttaaaagcgtcaaatccataactagtaaaatacgcatgaagggctgttctaaacaaaaagacaatcaAAGTGCAATCAggatagtctgaaaaggtgtgtttagtctgcatcgaaatatggggagggattccaccattgaggaaccagaacggaaaataggcgtgaatgtgcagctcaaccgccaggtgctcgtagtgagggaacctaAAGGCGACcggagctggcagaccggaatgGTCTTGATGGGGTGcagggcagtccccttagcagccggAAATGCCAATACTAGTGCCTTGAAGCGGATGAGtttggcaataggaagccagtggaggccaatgaggagtgggatgacatgagccgacctgggctgaatGGTGgtcagcattctggaccagctggaggggcttgatggcacaagctgggagaccggccaggagggagttgcagtaatccagacgggaaatgacgagtgcctggactgagaaagctgggtggctttctccgtcagaaGATGACAGATACCGCAAATAttatagaggaagaacctgcaggttctgtcagtggaggatacatgtggagtgagggtgaggtggttatcaagTCACCTCAAGATTCATAGCCGTATGGGACCAGGATAATATAGTCCTGAACAATCAGTGacaggtcgattgtcggagaggacttagcagggatgtagagaaccTCAGCCTCttgccaaggttaagcttcaggtggtggtcatccacgcagagatatcagccaagcaggctgATACAGTAAATTAATGTTAATTCAAATAGTTCCAAATAGTGTGGATTAATTGAAATGCGATTTTGTATCTGCTGACTAAAGACGCTGATTTTTGATAACTAGTTTATGGCCTACCTAACTAGTTTCTCTTACCATTACCCCACACTGTATCTCACTTGCTTTTCTATTTGAAGATCCTTCTCCTCCTTATCGTCATTATCATCAtcttcattatcatcatcatcatcatcatgaaatGTAATCTCACTGGGCTTCACAGACGAGGAGTGCTCCACCTTCAGGACAGTAAGGGTATTGATGATCTGGGACTGCCACGCTGGCAGCTAACTTCCTGTCTGGCGGTGGTCATTGTGGTGCTCTACTTCAGCCTCTGGAAGGGGGTCAAGACCTCAGGAAAGGTATTTATTTTGTCCTCCAACTTCTACCCTCTGAGTAAATTTGCCTcaattttcatattaatttctaTGAAGAAATTtcattttgtatgatataaTATGAAACTGATCAATTCATTAAAagctataaaaatgtaattacatataCATCCTGAGGATACTTTGTAATATATATTACGGAATAACATtctaaatattacaatatacaAAACATGCAATTTAAGACAATGATTGTAGAACTTAGGGCAATATAAATGGTACATAATACCCACTTCAGGTCCTGAATTTTGCATCatgctgtgtttggctgtgtagATTAGGTTTGTATTcagacctctgtgtgtgtgtgtgtgtgtgtgtgcgtgtgtgttcatttatCTGTATACACATGTATGTGCGATGTATGTGCTGgatatatatatgcatgtgcacatacatgcatgttcatgtgcatgtgtgtatatgtggtgtgcatgtgtgtgcctgtgcatgtatgcacatgcctgtatgcatatctgtgtgtgcttgtgtatatgcatgtgtttgtgtgtcttgtACAGGTTGTGTGGATCACTGCGACCATGCCCTACGTGGTCCTGACCGTGCTGCTCATCCGTGGTGTCACCCTTCCGGGGGCCATGGATGGCATTAAAGCTTACCTCAGTGTGGATTTCCTGAGACTCTGCGAGCCCAAGGTGAGCCAAGTCACTTTTACCCCCGAGGTGCTTACACAAATAGCAAACGGCAAGCAAATGCCTGATGAGTAGCATTTTAGTCATATTAAGGCCTAATCATTACCTGCTTTCCAGAGCCATGAGAGGATTGAACTGGATCAAACATAAACTAAAACGAATTGATGCATCTGTTTGTGGGACAAAACAGTATATAAGTgccttattgtgtgtgtgtgtatacagtgacGCATAAAAAATacttatacagtgcagtctaaaagtatttgggcagtggtaaaatgtatgttgttggttctgtactccagcattgtatttgaaattaagccatgaggttaaagtgcaggctgtcacctttaatttgatggtatttacatccatgtcgGGGTATTCAtgttggaattacatccctttttatgcaTCGTTcctcattttaggggaccaaaaataatatGACAATTGGATtctcagctatttctgattactcaggtgtattcaatcacttccttagtgcaggtaaatgaaagctttcaatatctagtcttgattctaggcttttgtctttggagtctattgccatttgtcaacctGGACCAGGGTTGTGCCAACGAAAGTCAACGTggcattatgaggctgagaaataaaaaaattttattaaaaaaactggcagagacacaggctgactaatcagaaatagtgagatgtccaattacttttggtcccccaaAATGGGGAAACTATGCATAAAAATAGATGTAATTACTACACAGATCACatgatatggatgtacatacataccctcaaattgaaggtgacagtctgcactttaagaTCATAtaaattgcttcatttcaaatccaatgtgctggagcacagagccaaaagaagataaattgtactgtccaaatacttacagactgcactgtacgcacacacacataacctatCAATATAGATATAAAAGAACATCTGAAAGTATGGTGCTTtgagtgtattgtattgtattgagtGTATTGTTCTGTATTGTATGTAGTGTATTGTGAGCACAGTGTATGATTGTATGATGTTATCATCCTAAATCGTAATGCATTAGCACATTACAGTAAAATCAGTTTGGCATCATTTTAAGATAAACCTTTCAGAAAATTGGCTGCTTAGGAATCATGGGATATTTGAACAGTTCATGCATATGTGTTCAACCTGAATCATAAAGATTCAagacagaaaggaaaaaaaaaatcagaaccCCATCAAAGATCTCAGATGGAGACAAATGAGTTCACTTGCCACATGTTGACTCATTTctgaacttttttattttttatttcttatcgAAAGAGCTCGTATTGTTTCCATTAAATCCTTTTCGCCAGCTGCTGAAGTTGTACAAATATCTCATTTGCCTTAAGAAAGACAAGGGAACATGCAATTTCCCCTGAGCACATACGACTAAGGACTCAAAGCACCAATTTGAGAATTAGAttagacacatgcatgcagcaGCAATTTGCAAAATTACCCTGTATTCAGAAGTGTCTTTCATCTTTGTGTTGAATGAGTTTCCTGCAATTATCTCTAATAACAGCCTTTTTCCTCAATCTTTTGTGCCGATCCCCGGGCGTTTGTTTTGTAGGTCTGGATAGACGCTGCCACTCAGATCTGTTTCTCTTTGGGAGTTGGGTTTGGTGTGCTAATAGCGTTTTCAAGCTATAACAAATTCAGCAACAACTGCTATAGGTAAGACAGACACTGTGTTGAGACCCTAATCGGGCAGTAATCACATGTGCTGTTGATTACAATACCTTTGAAGCCTCCCACGGACATGGTTTTTGTCAGTGAGCTGGCCTGCTGATAATATGTCAAGCCTGTTGTAGCAAAAGACTTTCTCTAAACATATTGACACAGAGTGGTCAGTGATCAGTCGAGTTTAGTTTAATGTTTGCAGGGTAATTACACTATCATGTCATGCCTGTACACAATAGGTTTCTCCCTGTATTCATGTCACACTCACATTCTGCTTTAATGGCAAGTAGAACAGATAAGCTAATGGCCTGCGGAAAACCTGGTTTGGACCTAACCATGCACCGCCTTAGTCACTAATGTTAACCAATCAATGCTATCACAACGGTAGTGCTACCTGGTAATACGGCTGGCCAATAAACTACTGTGGTGACATTTTTTGTCAAAGCCTATTCCAGTTAATTTTACTCAGCGGAATTTGGTATGTTATTTGCCACCCCCATCCAAGTAGGTGCAGATTTTCAGATGGAAATTCTGCAAAAACTAACAACCCGGTCTCATGGTCATAATCAAAAGGATGATATCTTGCCATGGTGGTGTACAACGACAGGGCCATTTGTAATTAAAGGCTGCTTGTAATTACAAAAGCATTGCTAATCCCAGAGACAGCTGGGATGTCGACAGCAGACATAGAATTTGGGCACGGCATACTTTTGGCTGGGTGCTCATATTAGTTTCAGATACagctatatttacatttttcagggATGCCATCATCACCAGCTCCATCAATTCCCTCACAAGCTTCTTTTCTGGATTTGTCATCTTTTCCTTCCTGGGAAACATGTCCCAGAAGCACAACGTGGCCTTAGATGAAGTTGCCACCAATGGTGAGTATCCACAGGCCAATCCCCATCCTCAAAGCTCAGAGATTGATTGTCTTTACATTGAAGGCAATTTTTCAAACCAATTACATCCTATTTGATTTTTCCGCCGGGTGAATAATGCCTTTGGAATATCAGTCAATCAGTAATGGCTGTTCTAAAGCCTTGGCTCTAGCTTTCTGATATATTCTTTGGAAAATTCAAAACTCTAATTTGAGATGCTGGGTGTTGCCGATGATTGAAAATCAATTCAGAATAACAGGGGCAAAGAGTGTCGCATATTCAGTCAATATGCAGTGAAGGCCCGGGAAGCAAAACACATCTGAGAAATCCTTTATTCCAACATTTCCAAACCATCTTCATAATTCCTGCAAAACCAAAGTGATATCAGGCTACAGCATGGGATTGAGTACTTTGCTCctttataatttattaattttaggTTTgctaattaatatttttatatttaaaaggctaaaataataaatgtcaaTATTATTTATAAAAGTAAATAATGGCAAACTGCACTCATTGATGGTCCTTTTGCCATGGTAAATGAAATATCCTAGTTTCAGAGCGATATCTAGTATCTATCCATTTCTTATCAATCGACTGAACATTATAGTGTTTACATCAGCTTTTAAATATATACTGCTTAACAAATGTAATTGGAAGGTGAGGAACTGAATgttaacacacaaaaaattgCAGGAAAATTCTGTATTATATCTTTTTACCTTcagatgtattcatttatttttatatattgtacATACACAGGACCTGGACTTGTTTTCATAATTTATCCAGAAGCTATTGCTACACTACCTGGATCTTCCGTTTGGGCAGTCATCTTTTTCATTATGTTACTGACATTAGGCATTGACAGTGCTGtaagtaaataataattatataattatacgATATTATGTTATCTGATGGTTGCATGGGTGTGGGCATGTTGGCAGATATTTCAGACTAATAAATATAATGTCAAATGGTTTAATATAGCAGAACATCCATATGTTTGATTCAACATGTTAGTGTTAGTATTCTGTAGCTTCACTAGTATTGGCAATAGCATGTGGTTGTGTACATAGTAGCCTATTAGTATTACTCATACAAAGTTTCTTAATTTACTGAGTGTGAGCAGCAAAACCTTTGTTTCAGCTATCAGTGTTAATTATGGAGAGGTGGAGATCTTAATTTCATAGATTATCAGATAATGTGACTGTCTATTTTGGTTCTGTTTGTAGATGGGTGGGATGGAATCCGTGATTACAGGGCTGATTGACGAGTTCAAGTGTCTGCACAGGCATCGAGAGCTTTTCACGCTCTTCATCGTTGTGTCCACCTTCCTTGTATCACTAGTCTGTGTCACCAATGTAAGTGGACTATTCTGCAACTCTGCAAAGTGTCAAACTGTATCAAAAGCTTGGCTGAAAAATGACACTACTTGTCTGCTCTTTGTTTATCTGGACTGAATTAAATGATTAAACCAGAGTGATTAACATTGCATTCAACTTTTCAGGttgagtaccttgctcaagggtacatgTAGACTGGGCtgaattaaatatgtatttttattattttattaatgactttttaaaatataaaaatgttaaatagaCTTAAACATACATgtgtataaaatattaaatctttTGCAAAGATTTTAAGCAAAAACAAATTGccaagtatttatttttgaaaccaAAGTTTAATATTCCAATTCCACATTTCTGGATCAAGAATGTAAGCTATAagctgaatatttattttcattaaaaatttaTATTTAAGTTATATATATAGGACAAACTTAATATTTTgatttttatctgaaaatatgaattatttagCATGTCAGAAAACAAGAGTCATATTATCTTTGGGGAAGTGCCATATTTATGctagaggaaaaaaaatacactggTAAATTTGTTTTTACTTGACATTTTGCACCTCACATCCATTCCCCAAATACTTTAATAACATTCAGTACACACTgtttcaaataattaatttcaaagAAATTTCACAGAAAGAATATTCCAGTCATGTTGATTGCTATGATtgttatcattcattcatgaaaaacatctaaaaaaactaaaatatacatgaaatgCATTACATGTTTGTTCCGAGTGAAAGTATCTcaatttcaaatgtgttttacattgCTCTTTCCTGACAGGGTTAGCATGAATTACCAACCACGGTTAAATACATTAACTGGAATAACaaacctg is a window of Conger conger chromosome 1, fConCon1.1, whole genome shotgun sequence DNA encoding:
- the slc6a3 gene encoding sodium-dependent dopamine transporter produces the protein MIKGRLLVGQMSSVVTPATSANTMGPKEVELILVKEQNGVQFTNSTLVSPVQIHPSEEERETWGKKIDFLLSVIGFAVDLANVWRFPYLCYKNGGGAFLVPYLFFMVIAGMPLFYMELALGQYNREGAAGVWKICPIFKGVGFTVILISLYVGFYYNVIIAWALFYLFSSFTGELPWVHCNNSWNSANCSELWAVNTTFNHTHKFTPAAEYFERGVLHLQDSKGIDDLGLPRWQLTSCLAVVIVVLYFSLWKGVKTSGKVVWITATMPYVVLTVLLIRGVTLPGAMDGIKAYLSVDFLRLCEPKVWIDAATQICFSLGVGFGVLIAFSSYNKFSNNCYRDAIITSSINSLTSFFSGFVIFSFLGNMSQKHNVALDEVATNGPGLVFIIYPEAIATLPGSSVWAVIFFIMLLTLGIDSAMGGMESVITGLIDEFKCLHRHRELFTLFIVVSTFLVSLVCVTNGGIYVFTLLDHYVAGTSILFGVLIEIIGIAWFYGVDRFSDDIQEMIGHRPGLYWRICWKFVSPCFLLFMLGVSFATSNPPGYDTYVFPTWANVLGWCLAISSMSMVPLYALYKLCILPGRFCDKLAYAITPEPEHHLVESGEVRRFTRKHWLVI